The following nucleotide sequence is from Ignavibacteriales bacterium.
CGGTGCGCAGGGTGAATATACCGGCCTGCTCGTGATCAAAGCATATCATGAAAATAGAGGAGAAGGTCACAGAAATGTTTGCTTGATACCGTCTTCGGCTCATGGAACAAATCCCGCCAGTGCGGTTATGGCAGGCATGGATGTAGTTGTTGTGAAAGCGATGAATGATGGTTCCATCGATATAAATAATTTAAAAGAGAAAGCTAAACTGCACAAGGAAAACTTATCCGCACTGATGGTGACTTATCCTTCCACTCACGGTGTATTTGAAGAAGGGATTAAAGATATTTGCAAAATCGTTCATGAGAACGGCGGACAGGTATACATGGATGGCGCAAATATGAACGCGCAAGTTGGTTTCTGTCGACCGCAAGAATTGGGGGCGGATGTTTGTCATTTGAATTTGCATAAAACTTTCGCTATTCCACACGGCGGTGGAGGGCCCGGAGTAGGTCCGATCGGAGTTGCTAAACATTTGATATCATATTTACCAACTCACCCTGTTATTTCAATAAACGGCGGAAAAGGAATTGGTCCGGTTGCAGCGGCGCCGTGGGGCAGTGCCGGAGTTCTTGCAATCTCATGGGCGTATATTAGGATGATGGGAGCCGCAGGAATAAAAAGAGCAACAGAACTTGCTATCCTGAATGCGAACTACATGGCATCGAGATTGAAAAAATATTATCCAATTGTTTACACCGGTAAAAATGAGCGGGTCGCGCATGAATTTATAATTGATCTTCGTCCGATAAAAGCCAGCGCAGATATAGAAGTTGAAGATGTTGCAAAACGATTAATGGATTACGGATTTCATGCACCGACTACATCGTTCCCCGTTGCAGGCACACTGATGATCGAGCCGACTGAGAGTGAATCGAAGGAAGAGCTCGACAGGTATTGCGACGCGCTGATTGCAATTCGGAAAGAAGTTGAAGAAATCGAAACAGGTAAAGCCGATAAAGCAAACAATGTTTTGAAGAACGCGCCCCACACTGCCGATATGGTAGTTGCGAATGATTGGAAGTTACCTTATTCCCGTGAAAAAGCCGCTTACCCCACTCAATGGACGCGGGAAAGAAAATTCTGGGTATCGGTTGGGCGCGTGAATAATGTTCAAGGTGACAGAGATTTGATTTGCGCCTGTCCGCCGGTGGAAGATTATATGAAGTAAAAATATTCAGAAAGATCCGATCCATAACGGAGTTCTGATTAACTATGCCCAAAGATAATTTTAAAAGGATGCAAGAGTTAGCGAAAGAATTTTTCGCAATGGATAATGATCCTTCTCAGATATCTGTTAATGAAGAAACGATCGATCTGCTTCGAAAAATTCATCCTAATACATTATCGGAAGAGCGGAATGAAGATGGACCGATCGCATGGTTGTTGATTATTCCAACGACAGAACAAATCATGCAAAATTTTATTTCCGGCGAGCTTAGCGAACGCGGCATTCTTTCGGAAACTCCCCAAAACGAAAAATACGATGCGATTTATCTTTGCTCTATCCTGATTCTGCCTGAATTCAGGGGAAAGGGGATAGCTAAAGAGTTGATAATCAAAGCTATTAATTCAATACGAAAAAATCATCCGATTCAATCACTATTTTATTGGGCATTCAGTGTGGAAGGGGAAGCTTTAGCATATAAAATCGCAAGTAAACTTGGTCTACCTATCTTCAAAAGAAAAATTTAAGTTTGTTTCATTTTGGTTTCCTTCTCAGATATTATTATCTTTTTAAGGAAATAAAAGATAATATTTGAATGAAAGAAAAACCTTCTATATGCACTTCATGCAGTCACCGCAAAGGTAGCATCTTTTGCGCGCTGCCTCAGTCGCTCCTCGAACGAATGGAGAGGGAGAAGATTACGTATCATTATCAACCCGGACAACTTATTTTCTCAGAAGGAAATCCGGCATTTATGATATATCATGTTTTTTCAGGATATGTGAAGTTATCTAAAACCGGGTGGAAGGGAGAGAAATTAGTGATACGCCTTCGTGGACCGGGAGATATTTTCGGCCACCGCGCAGTTTTATCGGGTGAACCGTACACGGCAGATGCTATGGCGCTGGAAGAAACAACCCTGTGTGCAATTCAAAAAGAAATATTTCTTCAGGCGATTAAAGAATCTCCGGAATTCGCGCTTCGTGTTATGGCAAAACTGAGTAGCGACCTGCGTGCGTCCGAGGAGCAAACAATGTCAATCACTCATGAAAATGTTCGCCAAAGAGTTGCACGACTGTTGTTATTTCTTATCGAGGATAATGAGGAAAGCCGCCGGAATCGATTGATTATACCAAATTCATTGTCCAGAGAAGAGATGGCTCAGATGATAGGAACAACACCTGAGTCGTTATCAAGAACACTTCACTTATTTACAGACAAGAAATTAATTGTAAGAACACGGTCTGAAATTAGAATTATTGATCTCGAAGCTTTAAGGTCCCTTCTCCCGAAGATGGATAGTGATTGATTGTGGTTTGGATATCCACATTCATTTTTTTTACCTGTTTTTATAATCCCTCGATACAAAGCATCATACTGAATCTTATAGCTATCTAACCGATTTTAGCTGTATTATTACTTCTTGATTTAAATCAATTTCAAAATTGATACCTATCATTGGAACTCCTTCTCAATAGAGGGAAATTATACGAAATATTTATCTAATAATAATAGTGATGAAATAATTAATTGAAAAATGGATACAATTTTTCTCGTTTCAAATATTCAAAAGATGTTTTGCTTTATGGGAGAATACTAAATTGATCTACATACGCCAAAGAATTTTCACTTCAAAAATATATCTTTCACACCCTCACATTTATCTAACACAGCAAACAATTCACTAAAGGATTAATTATGAAATACTTTAATTTTTCGATTATGAGTGTTATAGTTTTGTTAATGCTCATAAACTTCAACCAAGCAGGAGCGCAGGGAGCTTCCTACTCAAACGATAATTTGCCGAGTTATGGTCAGTTAATCGGTTTCAGCGAAATTACCTATCCGCCAACATCAGCGCGGATGAGGATACATGCAATTCACAATGGTCGGACGCAAGCCCAGCCACCGGAACCCGGAATGTCGGCTACATATTCTACTGAGGTAATTTATACTTTATGTTACTCGGTAGATGGAACTACGTGGACAACGCATGATGTGCCCGGTACTCTATCATTCAGCGCTCAATATTCATCTGCCACAACTGATGAGCGAACATTCAGCACGGAGATGCTTTCAATGGAAGTCAGTGGCTCATTGCCGGGTGGCGTAATGCTTAGAGAAAGTCCGACGCTTCAATCAACAGGCACTACAAAAATAAAAAAAGTAACCGATGCTTCTTTTAGAATCGGCAGTTTCTTTGATATTTTTACAGAAATTAGTTTGGATGGAGGAGCAACATGGATACAATCCGCAGCTTCATCACGTGTAAAATTGCACAACGAGGCACCTGTACATTTATTCTCGTCTGATAGTTATCCTCCGGAAGGACAATTTTCGTCAGCTGCTGGTAGTCCGCCGGTTTCTTTCTCTCAGACAATTCAATTAGGAAATTTACTTATTGCAACTAACCAATCATCTTCACCGTTACCGCCGCTTGGATCTTCCTCCACTCAAACCCTTAGCTTGAATTTTACAAAGATAAGTTTTTCGTTTGATGGCGGAAGCACGACAAATGATTATTCAGCAACCTGCGATATGCAAGTTCATCTTTTCCATGTTGCTGATGTTGGTGATACGCGCGTCTTCGATACTGAAATGCTCGCTATGAGTCTGTCCGGTGGAACATTGCCCGGAGGGGTCATGGTTCGTGAAAGTCCTTCAAAAGCTTCAACCGGCCGCTTAAGAATAAAGCCAGGACCAAATGCCGCGGCAGGATTCATGATAAGTAGTTTCTTCGATGTATTTACTGAAGTTAGTCTTGATGGCGGAGCAACATGGACACCGGCAAGTGAAGCGATATCATTAGATTTCAGCAGTTCACCATCAAGTGTTTCAGTTACATCGAATACTTTTCCACCCGAGGGAATGGATTTTACTCCGTCAAGTTACGGAGTAACGACATTCGAAAACGGCGTGCAGATCAGAAATGTGGCTTTAAGAAGAATTCCAGCCACCACCACGATACCTGTACCGCCTTTTGGCGCCCGGGCAACTGTAAGTTCATTTTTTGACATTTTTACTGAAGTTTCCCTGGATGGATTAATTTGGAGCCCAAAAAGCAATGTCTCATCTGTCTCTTTGGCTTGCACGAATCAGCATGACGATGGAGGTGTCACCTATTTTGACACGGAAATGTTGGTATGTGATTTTGAAGCTGTAGGAGGCGGATCTGCGATAAGGCTTCGTGAGAGCCCCACGCGCGCATCATTGGGAAGAACTAGTCTGAGGTCGATGCCTGACGGAACATATCAGGTTAGCAGTTTCTTTGATATCTTCACTGAAATAAGCCTGGATGGAGGTTCATCATGGTCTCCGGCCACAGAGCCGATGCACCTCGAGCTAACAAATGCAACCCCTAATCCGCGTCCGGTTATAACTTCGATATCGCCAACTTCAGGACCGGTAGGTACGATAATCACAATTTCAGGTAGCGGATTTTCTGAGGTTCCCTCAGAGAACTTAGTATCTCTCGGCGATAATACTCCGATAATAAAGGGATCAGCTCTTGGTGAGTTGCGAGTTGTTTTAACTCAGCCGATTAGTCCATTAACGGGCGGTGTTTTCCCGGTGAGTGTTATCGTCGGTGGCTTGTCTAATTTACCTCCAGGACCGGAGTTTAAAATACTATCCAACACTGTTTCATATCTGCCGAATATCAGTGATTTATCGATTAGGGATATTAGATCAGGTGATGTGGACGGAGATGGAAAGGATGATATCATCATGCTCGGCGCCAAGGGAAATTGCTGCCGGGGCCACGTTATCATAATGAAAGCATATGAGGATGGAAGCTTTGAGAATGCCAGACCGTTCATTGCGACGGTCACATATGGTGAAGATGAGGACTGCGACGATTTGGCGACGGCTGATTCCGACGGTGATGGCGTCATCGATCAAATAGGAGTGGTAACTCACAAATCCACCGGTGAACGAAAAGTTTATCTCGTCGGTGGTTTGGAACGTCCCGCGGGGGCGTCATTAAGAATAATGAATGGTACATTTGCAGGGGGACCCGGATTGGTTGCATTGCAGAAGCTCTCCAATGATGACTCGTTAGATATTGTGTATGGCACACCGGCAGGTGGTGGTCAACCGGCGATGTTGCATGTGGTGAAAAATTTTGATAAACCCGGTGAGTCGGTTTCCAGAGGGTTGATCGTCGGAGGCGAAGAATGCGATGACGCTAATTTTAATGATCTGGATAGCGATGGAGACATGGATATCGTTGCTGCAACAGGCAGCGGGATCTATGTTTTCCAAAATAATCAGACAGATTTTGAATTTTCACGGACGCAGATTGTTGATGATGGTAAACCGTACTCCGGTGTTGCTGTCGCTGATCTTGATGGTGATGGACACGCCGATATTGTGGCGTTACGGAGTGATTCCGGTATTGTGAATGTCTTCTTCGGTGATCCACTTAACAGTGGCAGAGTTATTCCAACTGCCAGGGAAGCTGGATCAGGGATGGCAACCGGAAGGCGGCAACATAAACCAGTTAGTATGGCTGATGTAGATGGTGATGGCAGATTGGATATTGTTTGTGCCGGAGATCTTGTCTCAAGAACGACAGTATGTTTATTGAATGGATTACCTCCGGGAGAACCAATTATCAGGTTTAGTGCGATAAGTTTGGATGATTGTGATGACGATGGAAGAGATAAATTATTCGCAGTCGGTAAATTCGATATGGATAATGATTGTGATTTCGCTTTTGTAAGTTGCCGCTCCACTACAATTAGTCCGCCATTCGTTTCAAGTTTGTCGCCGGATATATGTCCGGTGGGATCAGTAATCACGATTGAAGGAGATAATTTACAAGATGTGTCTTCGGTTCAGATCGGAGATTTCGACGCAATTTTCATTCGTGAAAGTCCGACATTATTGCATGTTACGGTTCCGGTCGCCGCACGAACATTTGCAGCGCCCCACATTCTTGAAAGAATGACAATCACTTGTCCATCAGGTGTTTGCGCTGTGCTCAAACCGATCACGGTATCACCGGTACTCGTTTACGCACCACCGCAACTTGATCAGTTAGAAAGTCAATTTGTACGCGGCGGCGATATGGATGGAGACGGCAAGGGAGATATAGTTGCCTTGAGTAAACATACAAAAAGCGGACACGTTACACTTTTAAAAAGATCTGATAACGGTAGTTCTTCAAGAGCTATGGTTACCTCTTTCTTTGATGGAATAGATGATGATTGCGATGGCTTTGCTGTTGGTGACCTTGATGGAGATGGGCTTTCGGATGTTTGTGCTGCCCTAACTTCCAGAAGTACAGGCTTCACGAATTTTGCACTTTTACTTGGTGATCTAACACGACCAGGGATGTTCCGGGAGAGTCCTACAAAAGTCCAGAAAAAATGGATGCCGGCTAACTTCCGTCTTCGTACCATGGCATCTGAGATGAAAGATATTGATGGCGACGGTAAGCCTGACATCGTGTTTGCGATACAGGGTACAACAGAGGACACTCTTGTGGTAATAACGAATCCGTTATCTGAAACAGGTTTCTCGAGTTTGAAAATAAGACATAAAGGATGGGATGGTACTGTAAAAGGAACGGCAATGGTTCTTGTTCCTAGATCTTCATTCTTCGATATTTTCTCTCTATCTCATAATAGTTTAGATGTTTATCGTTATGGAAGCGGCGGCGGCGGTGCCGGTGGTTCACTATCTTTAGTCAGCAGTGCAGTCCTGCGTGAATCACCAACACGGCGATCACTTGCATGCCGCGATATGAATGGTGACGGATTAACAGATGCAGTTATTTTGGATGATGATTCCAGTCTTGTAACAGTTTGTTTAGATAATGGCGATGGAACTTTTAGATTCTATCACCCTGTTGATCCTGCAACTGGTGTGGCATCATCTCCAAAGCGATTGAGTCTTATAGTCACCGACTTAGACGGAGATGGCAGAAGTGATATCGCTATTGATGAGCCGGGTGTTCACTTTGCACCAGCTAAATCAGCAAAAACTATATCAGATTTTACTTACCAAAAAATTGAATGGACTGTTTTTTATAACAGAACAAATCCACCTGATACAACAGTAAGTTTTGAAAGAAAAAAGCTGATGCTGATTGATATCAATGTAGGCGACTTCAACCAAGTTGCAGTTTGTGATCTCGATGGTGATGGTTTCCAAGATCTCGTAGTTACAGGAGCCTCATCGTCCGTTGTGAGACCTCCATTTATTGAACGTTTATCAACGAAGCGTCCGATTCGGGGTGGACCATTCTCCCTAATGGGAAAAATGTTAAGCACGACGACCTCAGTTGATGTTTGCAATCCATGTACTTCAGTATCAAGTTTTGCAGCCCAGTCTGATAGTGAGTTAACTGTAGTTCTCACACCGGATATTTCCGGAGATAGATATTTAACTGTAACAAATCCTGATGGGTCTGTAAGTTTAGCAAGTCCCTTAACGATAATAACAGCACCGGATATGTTCGTTTCTCTCCCTCCAGATTCACTTACAATCCCCGACTCAAAAGGTGGTTTTGTAAAACCTGTTAAACGAGGTAAAGGATTATATCCGAACTGGACAAATCTGTTAGAAGAAGTTGTGGTTCAGGGTGGATTCCAACCTGGTGCAACTGAAAGTGATGAAGGTGGTGGATTAAGGGTTGGTATCTCGCATATTTATGAAGCATCACCGGGGAAATGGAAACCAATAAAAGATTCCGCCAAAGTTAGGGCCTGGGTTGTAGTACGCGGATGGGATCCGAAGAAGAACGCAGGAAAAAACTGGGGTACAATTCAAAAAACATTACGCAATAAAACTTACTTGCACACTGGTTTGGCAAGGGGATTTGATTCCACGGGTACACCCGGAAGTCTAAAGCGTAAATTCATGAAAGGTGAATTGAAAGGTTTAGATCCGAAGAAAACACCTAACAGTTTATTTGCCGAACTTGTTGCTTTAAAGTTTAACATTGCTGCCAGTCAATTAGGTAAAACACCTCTAGGATTCGGTGAATTGGAATATAGAGACGATACAAGCATCTTCGATGGTAAATCGATTCTCGATATCTCCGAGGTTGCCGATAGCGCAATGACATATTATTCGCAGGAGAACCCGCTGTATAATGACGGCAGTCATCAAGGTGTGAATCCATTCTATGAAGATCTGTATCAAACTGTTCATAACATTAACCATGCTTTCATTGGTCCGTTGGACACAGCATCTTTTGAAACTGGTGCAACTCTGACAGTCAACGGAGTGGTTGATCTTGCTACAGTCCCATTCTTAAAATTCCCGGATGGTGCTGTGGCATTAACACAGCTAAGACCAACCACGACAGAAACATCTTCTGATTATGAATCTGCTTCAGATGAGCTTGATCAGGTTGATGTAGCAGACATGCCTGTTGCGGCAAAAATATTCCAGAACTATCCGAATCCGTTCAATCCGACGACAACAATTTCGTTTGTTATTCGAAACAACTCGTTGGTAACATTGAAAGTATTCAACATGCTCGGTCAGGAAGTTGCTTCATTCTTCAATAACGAAGAACTGAATGCCGGTTCATATGATAATGAATTCAATGCTGATAAGCTGGCATCAGGTATTTATTTCTATCGATTAACAGTCGAAGAGAAAAATGCTGATGGGACAAAAGCCGGTTCGTTCACGGAAATCCATAAAATGTCTTTATTAAAGTAAGTAATAGTTCAAATATATTTAGCCCCAGTTTAATCAACTGGGGCTTTTTTTTATAGGAAAATAAAAATGAAAAAATTTGTTAATATCTTTTTGGTAATCTTAATCTTTTATAATTTGGCATCATCACAGTGGATTCAGACATCAGGTCCGGAAGGTGGTGCCGCTTTTGTAATTTATCAGGATGGAGTGAATCTATATGCAGGGATGTCGGCTGCAGGTGTTTATCGCTCCACAAATAACGGAACCACCTGGGAACAAAAAATTAACGGAATGGGTTATCAGACGGTTACAGCAATTAATAAGAGCGGCTCATGCATTCTCGCTTCAGGTACTGTCGGCGTCTACCTCTCTACTGATGATGGTGAGACATGGACAGCAGCAACCGGTTTACCCACTGCTAACGGTGTTAATAGTTTTGCTGTCATTGGATCGCATGTTTTTGCCGGTACTATGGGAAAAGGTGTCTATCACTCAACCGATAATGGAGCCACATGGATGATGGCAAGCTCAGGATTGCCGGGGGGTGGAACAAATACTTATGTTGGTAGTATCGTCGCGAATGGGACGACCATTCTCGTGAGCGCATCTGATTGGAGCAGCACAGTAACCATGTATCGTTCGATCGATATGGGCACTTCATGGTCTGCTGCCAGCACAGGATTACCCGCCGATTATTCGATGTATTACACAATGTTTCTTGATGGATCGAATATTTATGCAGGCGGATCTTATCTGTATAAAACAACCAATAATGGGGATACGTGGACTCAATCTGAAAATGGAATTTCCAACTACTCCGGCATCAGTGGAATTGCTGCAAACGGTTCATTGGTATTTGCATCAGCTAATAATCATCTCTACCGCAGCACCAATGGTGGATCATCCTGGACACCTACATCGGGAGGATTGCCGTTAATGAACTTTACCTGTGTGAGAATTGTGGGATCCACAATATACGCAGGAACAATCGCTAATGGAATTTACAAATCAACTGACAATGGGGTAACTTGGAATCAAATAATAAACGGATTAAAAGCCAGAGACATGAGCAATTTTATTATGGACGGTTCAACATTGTATGCAAACGGTAATAGCGTTTTTAAAACAATAGATGAAGGCAGCAGTTGGAACAATGTGCGTGGTAATCTGAAAGATTCATCAAGTATGCCAACGCTTGTGTATGTGAATGGTTCCACACTTTTTGTTAGCGACAATCCAGCCACTGGCCTTGAGCGCTCCACCGATGGCGGTGCTACATGGAATCAGGTGGGAGATGGTTTATCGACCTATGGTGGTATACAATCGATGGTTTCAAGTGGTACGAGCTTGCTAACAGCTTACAATGGCAGGATTTACAAGAGTACTAATAATGGCGATTCCTGGTTTCGCACAGATTCTGCACTGGGACTGTTCGTGAACTTTAATTATGTAACACTCATTGGTAATACTGTTTATGCCCACGGAATGAATGTATACCGGACTACCGATGAGGGTATTTCATGGATAAAATCTGATTCAGGAATGGCGGCATATTTTCAGGTAGATGCTATTGCTTCCAACGGATCTTATCTTTTTGCAGGAGGAATGTTTAGTTCCACACATTATCGATCATCGAATAACGGTGATACATGGCAGCAACGAACTTCACTTCCCTCGAGTGGTACTGTGACTCAATTCCTCGGCTACGGTAAAGACATCTTTGCTTGCAGTCCGAATAATGGAATTTTTCGGAGCACAAATAACGGGAATAACTGGACAAAAATTTCTTCAGATCTTCCAAGTACCAACTATCGATATTCATTTACAATCCATAATAACTGGATGTTTGCCGGCACTAGCGGTAATGGTGTATGGAAGCGCCCGTTAAGCGATATAGTTGGGGTTACTGACATTCAGCCAGATATTCCTGTAACATCTTCACTCAAACAAAACTATCCGAACCCTTTTAATCCAACAACAACAATTTCGTTTGATATTCGAAAAAACTCGTTGGTAACATTGAAAGTATTCAACATGCTTGGCCAGGAAGTTGCGTCCCTCTTCAACTCTGAAGAACTTAGCGCAGGTTCTTATGACTCGGAATTTTCAGCCGATAAATTAGCATCAGGAATTTATTTCTATAGATTAACAGTCGAAGAAAAGAATTCCGATGGTTCAAGAGCCGGTTCGTTTACGGAAATCCAGAAAATGTCATTACTGAAATAAAAATCACTCTCCTATAGTGAGGTCCGGCTGCCGGGATGATTCGGTAGTCGGACTTTTTTGTTTACTTCCGAAGATATTCTTACATTTTCATGTCTAAATTTTTATCATTCTAAAAATAGGAGATAGCCATGTTCAGGAAAATAACCGTATTATTCTTAATCACTGCAATCTGTGCAATATTTACTCAAGCCCAAACGCTTGATGTAATATTGAAGAAACATTATGAAGCCCGCGGCGGATTGAAGAACATCAAAGCCGTTCAAACAATTCAGACAACAGGCAAGATTAATATGATGGGGAAAGAGTATCCCACCACTATCTATCAAAAACGTTCAGGCGGATTTAGGTCGGATATGGTGATGGGTAAAGTAAATATCGTTCAGGCGTATGATGGTAAAACCGGATGGCAAATTATTCCGATGGCTGGGACTTTAGACCCGATTGATATGAAGGCGGATGAAGTACAGAGTGTAAAAGAACAAGCCGATCTGGATGGATTTATGGTCGATTGGAAGGAAAAGAATTATAAGCTTGAGCTTGTTGGAAATGAAAAGATTGGAGAGAAATCGGTTTTTCATCTCAAGGTAATCCGGCAAGACACAACGGAACATCATATTTACCTCGACGCAAAAACTTATCTCATCGTTCAGGAATCTGAAAAGATGAAGATGATGGGTAAGGAAACAGAAGTCGTTACCACTCTCGGTGATTACAGGAAAGTTGGTAAGCTGATGATGCCATTTTCTCAGGAAGTAGGTGGAGGGATGCCTCAAAAAATTAAGTTTGATAAGATAATTTTCAATGAAGAGATTTCTGATTCGATATTTATAAAGCCGGCAGCAAGACCTGATCTAAGATAATTAAATCACTTTATTATCAAAGGCCATTCTGATGAATAATCGGGATGGGCTTTTGTATTTATGAGAGTGGGAAAGGGTGGGGGGATTTAGAAGGAGTGATTAATTGTCGCTCGTTTCCACGCTCTGCATGGAAATGCCCAGAGTTTTCGTTCCGAAAGTCCCTTTCGGAACGAGCATCAAAGAATAATTAATTGATGCTCATTCCACTAGCCAGCGCCGCTGGTTAGAGGCCATGTTATTCTGAGTAATATATTGAACCAATTTGCCAACGAACAACACTCTGAAGTAACTTTGTCTTCAAGAAAGTTTTGTCTGAAAGTACTTTCGATTCCCCTGGTGCAAAATCCGATTCAAGATGAAATTCCTCAATTTCAAAGCCATCTTTGTCTATACCTTGGAGTTCTACACCAATGTGTTTTGTTGATAACAGATTGCTTTTAACCGTTACTCTTACTGAAAACCACAACTCTTCATTCGTTGTGTACTCCTCAAGAGACTTGAATTCCACGTCTGATGCTTTGACCTCGTCAGGGCTCGGTCTCATCTTCGTGGAGCGATTACTCGGTGAACAAGAAATCAGGTGAAGCAGAAATCCCAGCGAGATTGCAAAATATATGTACTTAGATTTCATACGCATATGATCCTTCGAATTGCTGATATTGCACGTTAACTATAAATTATACTACAATATGGCGGGCTATCAAATCCGCCAGTGGCTGACCAGCACACAGAGTGTAAGATAGATTCCATATTTTTTATTGGTTTAGTTCTGTTTCCCATCGTCTGCACCCATAAAATATATTCTGCACATATTACAAAAAGCTCTTGCCAAAGTCAAACTTGTTTGGGACTCATCCCCCAGCCCCTTCTCTACTCGTAGAGAAGGGGAGGTATCCATCCCTCTCTAAAATTAGAGAGGGATTATAGGGTGAGTTCAATGTTAAGGATATCTTCTAATCTCTTCACCACGCTCGGCAAATCATTTTCAATTTCACTGCTCTTGAACCTGATTACGTTTATCCCAAGCGCGTTAATTATGTGTGTGCGAAGTTCATCATAATCTTTTTGGTAATCATGACTCTTACCATCAATTTCTATTACAAGTTTGTGTTCGCTGCAATAGAAGTCGGTTATGAAGTAAGATGGATTATGGATGTATTAAAAAAATAGCGGGTGCTGGCGGAGAAATTTCTTTCCAAAGAACTTACGGTTACGTAAAACATTCCAAAGTTTCTCCTCCGGTGGTGTTAAACGTTTACGAAGTTCCCTGCACGTCTCAGTAGCTTTCTTATAAATGATTTTTTTCATTACTGTTTTGGTATGATATAATCCTTACCCTTATACGATATTCCCGATTACTATGGAATCAAAAAATCTCTACTCGCAAATATTACAACAAGCAGATACCAAAATCAAACTTGTTTGGGACTCATCCACTATACGAGTTGGTCTGAAAAT
It contains:
- a CDS encoding GNAT family N-acetyltransferase; translation: MPKDNFKRMQELAKEFFAMDNDPSQISVNEETIDLLRKIHPNTLSEERNEDGPIAWLLIIPTTEQIMQNFISGELSERGILSETPQNEKYDAIYLCSILILPEFRGKGIAKELIIKAINSIRKNHPIQSLFYWAFSVEGEALAYKIASKLGLPIFKRKI
- a CDS encoding Crp/Fnr family transcriptional regulator; translation: MKEKPSICTSCSHRKGSIFCALPQSLLERMEREKITYHYQPGQLIFSEGNPAFMIYHVFSGYVKLSKTGWKGEKLVIRLRGPGDIFGHRAVLSGEPYTADAMALEETTLCAIQKEIFLQAIKESPEFALRVMAKLSSDLRASEEQTMSITHENVRQRVARLLLFLIEDNEESRRNRLIIPNSLSREEMAQMIGTTPESLSRTLHLFTDKKLIVRTRSEIRIIDLEALRSLLPKMDSD
- a CDS encoding VCBS repeat-containing protein, which codes for MKYFNFSIMSVIVLLMLINFNQAGAQGASYSNDNLPSYGQLIGFSEITYPPTSARMRIHAIHNGRTQAQPPEPGMSATYSTEVIYTLCYSVDGTTWTTHDVPGTLSFSAQYSSATTDERTFSTEMLSMEVSGSLPGGVMLRESPTLQSTGTTKIKKVTDASFRIGSFFDIFTEISLDGGATWIQSAASSRVKLHNEAPVHLFSSDSYPPEGQFSSAAGSPPVSFSQTIQLGNLLIATNQSSSPLPPLGSSSTQTLSLNFTKISFSFDGGSTTNDYSATCDMQVHLFHVADVGDTRVFDTEMLAMSLSGGTLPGGVMVRESPSKASTGRLRIKPGPNAAAGFMISSFFDVFTEVSLDGGATWTPASEAISLDFSSSPSSVSVTSNTFPPEGMDFTPSSYGVTTFENGVQIRNVALRRIPATTTIPVPPFGARATVSSFFDIFTEVSLDGLIWSPKSNVSSVSLACTNQHDDGGVTYFDTEMLVCDFEAVGGGSAIRLRESPTRASLGRTSLRSMPDGTYQVSSFFDIFTEISLDGGSSWSPATEPMHLELTNATPNPRPVITSISPTSGPVGTIITISGSGFSEVPSENLVSLGDNTPIIKGSALGELRVVLTQPISPLTGGVFPVSVIVGGLSNLPPGPEFKILSNTVSYLPNISDLSIRDIRSGDVDGDGKDDIIMLGAKGNCCRGHVIIMKAYEDGSFENARPFIATVTYGEDEDCDDLATADSDGDGVIDQIGVVTHKSTGERKVYLVGGLERPAGASLRIMNGTFAGGPGLVALQKLSNDDSLDIVYGTPAGGGQPAMLHVVKNFDKPGESVSRGLIVGGEECDDANFNDLDSDGDMDIVAATGSGIYVFQNNQTDFEFSRTQIVDDGKPYSGVAVADLDGDGHADIVALRSDSGIVNVFFGDPLNSGRVIPTAREAGSGMATGRRQHKPVSMADVDGDGRLDIVCAGDLVSRTTVCLLNGLPPGEPIIRFSAISLDDCDDDGRDKLFAVGKFDMDNDCDFAFVSCRSTTISPPFVSSLSPDICPVGSVITIEGDNLQDVSSVQIGDFDAIFIRESPTLLHVTVPVAARTFAAPHILERMTITCPSGVCAVLKPITVSPVLVYAPPQLDQLESQFVRGGDMDGDGKGDIVALSKHTKSGHVTLLKRSDNGSSSRAMVTSFFDGIDDDCDGFAVGDLDGDGLSDVCAALTSRSTGFTNFALLLGDLTRPGMFRESPTKVQKKWMPANFRLRTMASEMKDIDGDGKPDIVFAIQGTTEDTLVVITNPLSETGFSSLKIRHKGWDGTVKGTAMVLVPRSSFFDIFSLSHNSLDVYRYGSGGGGAGGSLSLVSSAVLRESPTRRSLACRDMNGDGLTDAVILDDDSSLVTVCLDNGDGTFRFYHPVDPATGVASSPKRLSLIVTDLDGDGRSDIAIDEPGVHFAPAKSAKTISDFTYQKIEWTVFYNRTNPPDTTVSFERKKLMLIDINVGDFNQVAVCDLDGDGFQDLVVTGASSSVVRPPFIERLSTKRPIRGGPFSLMGKMLSTTTSVDVCNPCTSVSSFAAQSDSELTVVLTPDISGDRYLTVTNPDGSVSLASPLTIITAPDMFVSLPPDSLTIPDSKGGFVKPVKRGKGLYPNWTNLLEEVVVQGGFQPGATESDEGGGLRVGISHIYEASPGKWKPIKDSAKVRAWVVVRGWDPKKNAGKNWGTIQKTLRNKTYLHTGLARGFDSTGTPGSLKRKFMKGELKGLDPKKTPNSLFAELVALKFNIAASQLGKTPLGFGELEYRDDTSIFDGKSILDISEVADSAMTYYSQENPLYNDGSHQGVNPFYEDLYQTVHNINHAFIGPLDTASFETGATLTVNGVVDLATVPFLKFPDGAVALTQLRPTTTETSSDYESASDELDQVDVADMPVAAKIFQNYPNPFNPTTTISFVIRNNSLVTLKVFNMLGQEVASFFNNEELNAGSYDNEFNADKLASGIYFYRLTVEEKNADGTKAGSFTEIHKMSLLK